TGGGTATTTTATAAGTCCGTAACAGGATTATATACAAAGGCTGACGCGGTTTCCATTTCAAGCGATCGCAAATAAAATGCTCATTCCAGATATGAAAGGGGAGTAAAGCGTTAACGGTCGACTCCTCACTAATCGGCAAAATATCTGTAATTTCCGCCCAACTGCCAATGCGAACCGTTTCTGGATGCCAACCAGGAGTTACTGGACAAACAAGGTCAGCATATTCTGATTTTAGCAGGAATGACTGTTGATGTTCAAAAGTTGGGTAAAGTAAAACCTGCTCATGGGCAACTTGGAAACGGCCATTTTGCTCATGAATACCACCTTTACGTAGCAACATAATGGTTTTGCCACTTTCTAAAGCATTTATCGCCACAGACCATTCTTTGAGAGCATATAAAGTCGTAATCAAATTCATCGGCATCTACTATAACTCTGATTTAATTTCACGCTAAGACCGTTAAAGTATGAAACTATCCGGGGAAATGAATTAAAGAAGCATCATGGAAAAGCGAAAATTAGGTACATCTGCCGTAGAAATTACACCCATCATTGTGGGAACTTGGCAAGCTGGTAAAAGGATGTGGGTGGGAATTGAAGATGCTGACTCCATTAAAGCTATCCGCGCCGCCTTTGAAGCTGGAATTACCACTGTAGACACTGCCGAAGTTTATGGTGAAGGTCACTCTGAGCGCATTGTAGCCGAAGCTTTATCAGATGTGCGCGACCAAGTACAGTATGCCACAAAAGTTTTTTCCAACCATCTTAAATATGATCAAGTGATTGAGGCTTGCGATCGCTCCTTAAAAAACCTCAAAACCGATTATATCGACCTTTATCAAATTCATTGGCCTGCTGGTTCGTTTAATAGCGAAATCGTACCGATAGAAGAAACGATGAATGCTTTAAATCATCTCAAACAGCAAGGAAAAATTAGGGCGATTGGTGTTTCTAACTTTTCGCGCGCACAATTAGCCCAAGCATCACAATATGGACGCATCGATAGCTTGCAACCCCCATATTCACTATTTTGGCGGCAAGTTGAACAAGATGCTATGCCCTATTGTAGCGAAAATCAAATTTCTATCCTGGCTTATTCACCTTTAGCCCAAGGATTGTTAACTGGTAAATTTCCTCGCGGTCAAAAATTTGCCCCAGAAGATAATCGCTCTAGTAATAAACTATTTCAAGGCGAAAACTTTGAACACGCTCAACAAGCTTTAGATAAACTGCGCCCCATAGCGGAACGCCATCATTGTACCTTGGCACAGTTAGCACTAGCTTGGTTAATTGCCCAACCCCAAGCCAATGCGATCGCCGGTGCGCGTTATCCTGAACAAGCAAAAGATAACGCCAAAGCCGCTGATGTCAAACTCTCCGTTGAAGAAATTGCCGAAATCGATGCGATCGGGCGGATTGTCACTGATAACCTTGATAACAACCCAGTCATGTGGAATTGGTAAGCTGATATTTCTTCATCACACCAGAACCCAGACTTTCTTGAGAAGTAGGGGTTCTGATATTTAGCTAATAAGTAGGTGGGGGCGAAAATTTATAACTATGTCATTGCGAACGGAGAGAATCGGAGTGAAGCAATCGCAAGGCTTTTGAGACATTTATATTATGTTACATAATTAGGTTTATTTATACTTACCTACTTAACTAACAACAAATATTGCAATAATAAACAAAATGTCAACTTTAGTAAACTAGCGCTTACTGATTCCTAACTCAGTGTTAAATTAAATAGCAAGACATCAAACTAAGAAAAACCAAACCCAAAGGGCAAACGACTATGATGTCTCCCGTCAGTAGCCCAAGCAAATGTTCAGCATAACTCTAATTAAAAGTGGTCAAAGCCTAATAATATAAATAAAAGGCGAAGCCAAATCCCAAAGCGGAAAAACAAAGATTGCTGAAGTTGCTAGTTATTAAGTCCACCTTAGTTGTTTACTCCTTCAATTATTTAGCTAAGTTTAAAAAATTTGAAACCTGTGAATTCCCAAGAACCTGGTCATCGTTGACCAGGTTTTGATGTTTTTATCTATTGCTATAAATTAAATTTTTATACAAGGATTTGATTATAATTTAACAAATACCTTGCAATATAAATGTTAGCGAAAAAAGCAATTAATCGGATTTCAACCTTATTTTCCTATTATCCTTGGTTGATTGTAATTATCTTTTCAATTCTCGGTTTTATAGGTATTCTTAACCATTCAATGTGGCGAGATGAACTCAATCCTTGGTTGATTGTGAGAGATAGCCAATCTTTTACCGATTTAATTGCAAATATTAAATATGAAGGGCATCCGGTTTTGTGGTATTTTTCTCTAGCATGTTTGAGAAAAATTGCTGACAATCCCTTAATCATGCAAATTTTTCATTTGTCTATTACCATTACTGCGATCGCAATTTTTTACTTATACAGTCCTTTTAAATATCAACAAAAATTACTATTTATATTTGGCTATTTTCCTTTATATGAATATTTTTTAATTTCTCGGAATTATGCCTTTAGTCTGCTGTTTATATTTGCTTTTTGTGCAGTATTTCCATCTAGAAAAAAAACTTATTTATATTTGGCTATTGTATTAGGTTTACTAGCCAATAGTAGCGCTTATGCTTTACTGGTATCATTTTCGTTATCATTGACTTTGCTAGTCGAATTTTGTTTTGATAAGGAACATAGACAGCAGTATTTCAATCAAAGCAAAAAATATGATTTATTTTTAAGTATTGCAATTATTATATTCTTTCTAATATTGTCAGCTTATATTATTACTCCTCCTGGAGATAGCTATCTTCATGGAGGTTTAAATAATGGCTGGTCGATTCAACTTGATATCCGCCAATTATTCAAAAGTATAAATAGATTATTTGCTAGTTACTTTTTAATTGTCCCACATAAAAGATGGCTGGATTCAATTTTTTGTGCTTTCATCACTTTATTTATATTTTGTTTGACTTTAATTAAACTTTCTAAAAAGCCAATACCTCTCTTTTTCTACATTATAGGTAATGGTGTAATACTCGCATTTACTTATTTAAGATTTGCTGGAAACCCTCGCCATTTTGGGCATTTTTATTTAGTTTTTATAGCAGCATTATGGCTAGAGAGCCACTATCAAGACTCTAAATTTTTATTCAACAAATTTTCTCTGTCGCCAAAATTACTGAAATTATCTCAGCAATGGCATTATATTGCTTTTACATTAATTCTCTACGCTCAGTTATTTGGAGGTATTTATGGCTTTAGTAGAGATTTAATTATCCCCTTTTCCGCCAGCCGGGAAACAGCGCATTACATTCAGCAAAATCGCTTAGAGAATGAATTTATTGTAGCCAGCCGTGATGCTAATATGGCTGCGTTAGCAGGTTATCTAAATCGGAAGTTATACTATCCTGAACTCCAAAGAATGGGAAGCTTTACCTTATTTAAACAAGGTCGTCAAGATGTTGACCAAGCGGAGATATTTAGACAGATTAATTCCTTGTTTAAGAGCCAAGAAGTAAAAAGTAAAATTTTATTGATTTTAAATAAAAAACTGAATTCAAATAGCAATGATTTAACGATTGTTCCTATCAAGAAGTTTGAGAGGGCTTGGGTAGATAGTGAACGATATTATCTTTATTGGGTAGATAAAGTATGAGACAGAAATAAAATACTGTTGCTAATATTCACATTCTCTAAATGTCTCATGGTGCGTTGTACTGTACGACAACACATCCCATAAAATTAACCCCTCCTCGTAACTGAGGAGGGGTTAAAACTTAAGATTAATATCCGCCTTCTTCTTCGTATTCCGGCTGTCTCTCTTTAACTTTCTTAGGAATGTTCACTGGTTTTGGTGCATCTTCCCAAGCATCACTTTCTACATCATCGTCGTAATCGTCGTAATCTTCAGTGTAGGCTTTAGTCTCATACTTGGGTGGTTGTTGATATCTATCTCGCCCTGTGGCTTCACTCCAGTTATCTTCTTCGTCCTCTTCCTCGTAGCGAATAGATTCATACTGTTGCGCTCTCATAACTT
This window of the Nostoc sp. HK-01 genome carries:
- a CDS encoding aldo/keto reductase, translating into MEKRKLGTSAVEITPIIVGTWQAGKRMWVGIEDADSIKAIRAAFEAGITTVDTAEVYGEGHSERIVAEALSDVRDQVQYATKVFSNHLKYDQVIEACDRSLKNLKTDYIDLYQIHWPAGSFNSEIVPIEETMNALNHLKQQGKIRAIGVSNFSRAQLAQASQYGRIDSLQPPYSLFWRQVEQDAMPYCSENQISILAYSPLAQGLLTGKFPRGQKFAPEDNRSSNKLFQGENFEHAQQALDKLRPIAERHHCTLAQLALAWLIAQPQANAIAGARYPEQAKDNAKAADVKLSVEEIAEIDAIGRIVTDNLDNNPVMWNW